In a single window of the Polynucleobacter sp. MWH-UH24A genome:
- a CDS encoding DUF2863 family protein, with amino-acid sequence MAVHRSKTSQRTSPETERLVADSISLAASGSQVEDRFWEERLQTRLLKLLKSHHQSVIDAALDQTFRINTVAFEVLADTAETLAESMSFESEGTHWDALLIAMPIVAHTRYQIPSGPLPVSLIEASASALQRAVAAEGTQFAIVPWLYSIDQMPHSHTQTRTLLETLANAAVSGGEMKLELRDMSETIAVLADPRFILAVIIAPHQQPIFRWQMDGPQRQERGVALAEWQSAMYEPLCQLLPGCEFELLLPEAYFTNCRLADKHVRPLSIRAAVNFLESTLGVLPAGLACVVGAFGEEQADEYRIAFSLKGSSEIIYGVIWPLYDRESVASDALNDVSDEESPIKRICDALHDAGVDDVFRHAVLFTPELCDDCGVPLFPDRQGEVVHAEMPEDSPSQQPLFH; translated from the coding sequence ATGGCGGTTCATCGTTCCAAAACATCCCAACGCACCTCGCCTGAGACCGAGCGTTTAGTGGCGGATTCCATTTCTCTGGCCGCATCTGGCAGTCAGGTGGAGGATCGGTTTTGGGAAGAGCGTTTGCAAACGCGCCTCCTTAAACTGTTGAAGAGTCATCATCAATCGGTGATTGATGCAGCTCTTGATCAAACCTTTCGGATTAATACGGTTGCTTTTGAAGTATTGGCCGATACTGCTGAGACCTTGGCCGAGTCCATGAGTTTTGAGAGCGAGGGTACGCATTGGGATGCATTGCTGATTGCGATGCCCATTGTGGCCCATACCCGTTATCAAATTCCTTCGGGGCCATTACCCGTTTCCTTAATTGAAGCATCGGCTAGCGCATTGCAACGCGCTGTTGCTGCGGAGGGTACGCAATTTGCGATCGTGCCATGGCTCTACAGCATTGACCAAATGCCTCATTCACATACCCAAACCCGCACCTTGCTTGAGACCTTAGCAAATGCCGCGGTATCTGGTGGTGAGATGAAACTCGAGTTGCGTGATATGTCGGAGACGATTGCCGTCCTGGCGGATCCACGATTCATTCTGGCAGTAATCATTGCGCCGCACCAGCAACCGATCTTTCGGTGGCAAATGGATGGCCCTCAGCGGCAAGAGCGCGGTGTGGCTTTAGCAGAGTGGCAAAGTGCAATGTACGAACCACTGTGCCAACTGCTACCCGGTTGTGAGTTTGAGCTCCTATTGCCAGAGGCGTATTTCACGAACTGCCGCTTAGCCGATAAACATGTGCGGCCTTTGAGCATTCGTGCAGCCGTGAACTTTTTAGAATCGACTCTCGGCGTATTGCCAGCCGGCTTGGCCTGTGTGGTGGGTGCGTTTGGTGAGGAACAGGCCGATGAGTACCGCATCGCATTTAGCCTTAAAGGCTCGTCGGAGATTATCTACGGTGTGATCTGGCCTCTTTACGATCGGGAGAGCGTGGCCAGTGATGCGCTCAATGATGTATCCGATGAAGAAAGTCCGATTAAACGGATTTGCGATGCACTGCATGATGCAGGTGTGGACGATGTGTTCCGGCACGCTGTCTTGTTTACCCCAGAACTATGCGACGATTGTGGAGTGCCACTCTTTCCGGATCGGCAGGGTGAAGTGGTTCATGCCGAAATGCCCGAAGATAGTCCTTCGCAACAACCTTTATTTCATTAA
- the yaaA gene encoding peroxide stress protein YaaA translates to MLIVLSPAKSLDYESPLNIKKHTLPDFVGESAKLIADLKKLSPQQVGKLMGISDPLAVLNVGRYRDWSKTFTTENSRPALLAFNGDVYEGFDARSLDAKALDFAQEHVRILSGLYGVLRPLDLMQPYRLEMGTALKNARGKDLYAFWGDRITKALLKTLSQQKKPFLLNLASEEYFKVLQADALGYPVISPVFQDQKDGKYKIISFYAKRARGLMARFVVDNRITDVADLKNFKSEGYRYSAAESKPDKPVFRRAEQTK, encoded by the coding sequence ATGTTAATTGTTTTATCGCCTGCTAAATCCCTCGATTACGAATCACCACTCAACATCAAGAAGCACACTCTGCCAGATTTTGTGGGGGAGTCGGCCAAACTTATTGCGGATCTCAAAAAACTCTCACCACAGCAGGTTGGTAAGTTAATGGGAATCTCCGACCCATTAGCGGTTTTAAATGTGGGGCGTTATCGCGATTGGTCAAAAACATTTACAACGGAGAACAGTCGTCCAGCGCTCCTCGCTTTTAATGGCGATGTGTATGAGGGCTTCGATGCACGCTCACTCGATGCGAAAGCACTCGACTTTGCGCAAGAGCATGTGCGAATTCTGTCGGGTTTGTATGGAGTCTTACGCCCCTTGGACTTAATGCAACCCTATCGCCTAGAAATGGGCACCGCCCTGAAAAATGCACGCGGCAAGGATTTGTATGCTTTTTGGGGTGATCGTATTACTAAAGCCCTTCTGAAAACACTGAGTCAACAGAAAAAACCATTCTTATTGAACTTAGCCTCTGAGGAGTATTTCAAGGTATTGCAAGCTGATGCATTGGGATATCCGGTCATCTCACCGGTTTTTCAGGATCAGAAAGACGGCAAGTACAAAATTATTTCTTTTTATGCCAAGCGAGCACGCGGTCTCATGGCGCGCTTTGTGGTGGACAATCGCATCACCGATGTTGCAGACCTTAAGAACTTTAAATCGGAGGGCTATCGGTATAGTGCTGCAGAATCTAAACCAGATAAACCCGTATTTCGTCGTGCCGAGCAAACGAAGTAA
- a CDS encoding SulP family inorganic anion transporter: MRFSFPFARWLPEYQQPGVVRADLLAGLTGAIVVLPQGIAFALLAGMPPHYGLYAAMVPCIIAALFGSSRLMVTGPANAISLTTMALIAPLAIPESEHYVVLVLTLSFLIGVIQIALGLGGAGKWVEKVPHSVIVGFTAGAAVLIINSQVGTLLGIEIARGTNVLETIKQTSAAIYQGQWRPQVLTLVLITLVTMRLWKPLNRWIPAMLVAVIVGSIALVVLERYVAEFSGIRKVSAIPGALPPLSYPVLSLEHLQLLFGPVLVMTLLASTEAMAIARALALKRNDAFDANQEFIGQGLANVGGSFFSAYPSSGSFNRSGVNLAANAQTPLAAICAAVFLLVILIFVSPLAEYLPYAVIAALLLAVAWNLIDLGQIRHEFRSGAHEWIPMVITGVGTVTISLEWAVLAGICSAAIAKRIHGSAK; encoded by the coding sequence TTGCGGTTCTCTTTTCCTTTTGCCCGTTGGTTACCCGAATATCAGCAGCCGGGCGTGGTGCGCGCGGATCTTCTTGCTGGATTAACGGGCGCGATCGTGGTCTTGCCCCAAGGAATTGCATTTGCTCTGCTAGCCGGCATGCCCCCGCATTATGGTTTGTATGCTGCGATGGTCCCATGCATCATTGCTGCACTATTTGGGTCAAGCCGCCTGATGGTGACCGGGCCAGCCAATGCGATCTCGCTCACCACCATGGCTTTGATTGCACCGCTAGCGATTCCGGAGAGCGAGCATTATGTGGTGTTGGTACTCACGCTTAGTTTTCTGATTGGTGTGATTCAGATTGCATTGGGTTTGGGTGGAGCAGGGAAGTGGGTTGAGAAGGTGCCGCACTCCGTGATTGTGGGATTTACTGCAGGCGCTGCCGTACTGATTATTAATAGTCAGGTTGGAACCTTATTGGGTATCGAGATCGCGCGGGGTACGAATGTGCTTGAGACCATCAAGCAAACGAGTGCCGCGATTTATCAGGGCCAATGGCGACCGCAGGTATTGACCCTGGTGCTGATCACCTTAGTCACCATGCGTTTATGGAAACCGCTCAATCGTTGGATACCGGCCATGCTCGTTGCAGTTATTGTTGGTAGCATCGCCTTAGTGGTTCTTGAGCGCTACGTCGCCGAATTTTCTGGGATCCGTAAAGTGAGTGCAATACCTGGCGCGTTGCCTCCGCTTTCCTATCCGGTCCTGTCATTAGAGCATCTGCAGCTTTTGTTTGGGCCCGTTTTAGTCATGACCTTGCTGGCCTCCACGGAAGCCATGGCAATCGCGCGCGCATTAGCGCTTAAACGCAATGACGCGTTTGATGCAAACCAGGAGTTCATTGGTCAAGGGCTTGCGAATGTGGGTGGCTCGTTCTTTTCAGCGTATCCATCGAGTGGATCATTTAATCGTTCGGGCGTTAATTTGGCAGCCAACGCTCAAACTCCACTTGCAGCGATTTGTGCAGCAGTTTTTCTATTAGTCATCTTGATCTTTGTTTCGCCTTTAGCGGAGTATTTGCCTTACGCCGTGATTGCTGCCTTACTATTGGCGGTCGCATGGAACCTGATTGATCTTGGGCAGATTCGACACGAATTTCGTTCAGGAGCTCACGAATGGATACCGATGGTGATTACTGGCGTTGGCACCGTAACCATCTCCTTGGAGTGGGCCGTTTTAGCTGGTATTTGCAGCGCCGCGATAGCAAAGCGCATTCATGGGTCTGCAAAATAA
- a CDS encoding pyridoxal phosphate-dependent aminotransferase — translation MPSPLLQTHHSSDSLASEGWFASKLPHVGTTIFTTMSALAAEHQAINLGQGFPDFPCDPAVLDAVNHAMHLGHNQYAPMPGIAELRQALALKIATLYGHHYDPHSEITVTAGATQAIFTAIAACVGPNDEVIVIEPAFDSYLPAIQLAGGKAIPIAMEIVRDGDGLVDSYALPWEALANAITPKTRLILTNTPHNPTASIWSAADLERLYSLVKDTSILILSDEVYEHMVFDGKPHESIARHAALAERSFVVSSFGKTFHVTGWKLAFIAAPAALMHEYRKVHQFNVFSVNTPMQYGIAHYLQNPEHYLGLPAFYQAKRDYFRAGLASTPLKLLPCAGSYFQCVDYTALPRKEASLSEAEFCRWLTTELGVAAIPNSAFYANQTESGVIRFCFAKQESTLKTALHRLQALAS, via the coding sequence ATGCCATCACCGCTACTCCAAACTCATCATTCTAGCGATAGTCTTGCATCTGAAGGCTGGTTTGCCTCCAAACTGCCACACGTTGGTACCACCATCTTCACCACCATGTCGGCATTGGCAGCTGAACACCAGGCCATTAACCTCGGTCAAGGATTTCCGGATTTTCCGTGCGATCCAGCCGTACTCGATGCCGTCAATCACGCCATGCATTTGGGTCATAACCAATACGCACCGATGCCAGGCATTGCTGAACTTCGCCAAGCTCTTGCACTTAAGATTGCAACCCTTTATGGCCATCACTACGATCCGCATTCTGAAATTACAGTGACTGCGGGAGCAACCCAAGCAATCTTTACTGCAATTGCTGCTTGTGTCGGTCCCAATGACGAAGTCATTGTGATTGAACCTGCCTTTGATAGTTACTTACCAGCCATTCAATTAGCGGGTGGTAAGGCCATACCAATTGCCATGGAGATTGTGCGCGATGGTGATGGACTCGTCGATTCGTATGCCTTGCCATGGGAAGCGCTAGCGAATGCAATTACTCCAAAGACCCGATTAATCCTAACCAACACGCCACATAACCCCACAGCTAGTATTTGGAGTGCTGCAGATTTAGAGCGTTTGTATTCGTTGGTCAAAGATACCTCGATCTTGATACTCAGTGATGAGGTATATGAGCACATGGTCTTTGATGGCAAACCGCACGAGAGCATTGCGCGCCATGCAGCATTGGCAGAGCGTAGTTTTGTGGTCTCAAGTTTTGGGAAGACCTTTCATGTCACTGGATGGAAATTGGCATTTATTGCTGCACCGGCTGCACTGATGCATGAATACCGAAAGGTGCATCAATTTAATGTGTTTTCCGTCAACACACCGATGCAATATGGCATTGCCCACTATCTGCAAAACCCCGAGCATTACCTTGGTCTTCCCGCGTTTTACCAAGCCAAGCGGGATTATTTCCGTGCGGGTCTTGCTAGCACCCCCCTTAAGTTATTACCCTGCGCAGGAAGTTACTTTCAATGCGTTGATTACACCGCCTTACCGCGTAAGGAAGCAAGCCTCTCAGAGGCCGAATTTTGCCGCTGGTTAACCACGGAGTTAGGGGTTGCAGCGATTCCAAACTCGGCTTTTTATGCCAATCAAACCGAATCGGGTGTTATCCGTTTCTGTTTTGCCAAGCAAGAGTCAACGCTCAAGACCGCGCTACATCGCTTGCAGGCCTTAGCGTCATAA
- a CDS encoding glutathione binding-like protein, which translates to MIDVYSWATPNGHKIHIMLEECGYRLDRDWRAIPIDIGKGDQFKPAFLKISPNNKIPAIVDPDGPDGKPIHLFESGAILLYLANKTGRFLPKSIRGKYETMEWLMFQMGGLGPMLGQNHHFRLYAPQKIDYAIERYTNEAKRLYGVLDERLKKHPYIVGNEYTIADIAIFPWTRRWDKQGMDLKDYPNFKRWFEMVGARPAVQRGVEVLTTLRKPEMDSKEKEQLFGATQYQRRKVSK; encoded by the coding sequence ATGATTGATGTATACAGTTGGGCCACTCCCAATGGCCATAAGATCCATATCATGCTGGAAGAATGCGGCTATCGCTTAGATCGCGATTGGCGCGCCATTCCAATTGATATTGGCAAAGGGGATCAGTTCAAGCCAGCCTTTCTGAAAATCAGTCCCAATAATAAGATTCCAGCCATCGTTGATCCGGATGGACCCGATGGCAAACCAATCCATCTATTTGAATCCGGCGCCATCTTGCTCTACCTGGCTAACAAAACGGGACGCTTTTTACCCAAATCGATTCGCGGTAAATACGAGACGATGGAATGGCTGATGTTCCAGATGGGTGGCCTGGGTCCGATGCTCGGTCAAAATCATCATTTCCGTTTGTATGCACCTCAAAAAATTGATTACGCAATCGAGCGTTATACCAATGAGGCCAAGCGTTTGTATGGTGTTTTGGATGAGCGTTTAAAGAAACATCCGTACATCGTTGGTAATGAATACACCATCGCCGATATTGCGATCTTTCCATGGACTCGTCGTTGGGACAAGCAAGGTATGGACCTTAAGGACTACCCGAACTTCAAACGCTGGTTTGAGATGGTTGGTGCACGACCTGCCGTGCAGCGCGGAGTTGAGGTACTGACCACCTTACGTAAGCCCGAGATGGATTCGAAAGAAAAAGAGCAGTTATTTGGTGCAACTCAGTATCAACGCAGGAAGGTATCAAAATGA
- a CDS encoding 3-hydroxybutyryl-CoA dehydrogenase: MTITSIGIIGAGTMGNGIAQVAASAGYDVLLLDVNDAALEKGLAALSNSLDRLIKKEVMNVEQKSQTLARIKTTTHYADLAQVSLVIEAATENQAIKESILQQVDQVVSKDAIIASNTSSISITHLGSRNSRPERFIGIHFFNPPPLMALIEVIMGKQTSPETLKAVLAMATRMGKEPITVQSSPGFVVNRILLPMINEAFFVLHEGIASPEDIDTGMKLGCNHPIGPLALADLIGLDTCLAIMEVYHKEFKDDKYRPSPYLIDLVAKGHLGRKTGRGVYAYDKK, encoded by the coding sequence ATGACGATCACCTCCATTGGAATTATTGGCGCTGGCACGATGGGCAATGGCATTGCACAAGTGGCTGCGAGCGCTGGGTATGATGTCCTGTTACTTGATGTTAACGATGCGGCACTCGAGAAAGGTTTGGCAGCACTAAGTAATAGCCTTGATCGCCTCATTAAAAAAGAAGTGATGAATGTGGAGCAAAAATCCCAAACATTGGCACGGATTAAAACAACGACACATTACGCCGATCTGGCTCAAGTCTCTTTAGTCATTGAGGCCGCCACAGAAAATCAAGCCATCAAAGAATCGATCTTGCAGCAAGTCGATCAGGTGGTCAGCAAAGATGCCATTATTGCGAGCAATACTTCATCCATCTCGATTACGCATCTGGGTTCACGCAACTCACGACCAGAGCGCTTTATTGGGATTCATTTCTTTAATCCCCCACCCCTAATGGCCCTCATCGAGGTCATTATGGGTAAGCAAACCAGTCCCGAGACCCTCAAGGCCGTGCTGGCAATGGCCACGCGCATGGGCAAGGAACCCATTACCGTACAAAGCTCACCTGGCTTTGTGGTCAATCGCATCCTTCTACCAATGATTAATGAAGCTTTCTTTGTCTTGCATGAAGGAATTGCGAGCCCAGAAGATATTGATACCGGCATGAAACTTGGGTGCAATCACCCCATCGGTCCACTGGCATTGGCTGATCTAATTGGTTTAGATACTTGCCTAGCCATTATGGAGGTGTATCACAAAGAATTTAAGGACGATAAATATCGTCCATCGCCATACCTGATTGATTTGGTTGCCAAAGGACATCTAGGACGCAAGACTGGACGCGGAGTGTATGCCTACGATAAAAAGTGA
- a CDS encoding DUF3429 domain-containing protein, whose product MPTIKSEMPLPTIVRILGYAGLMPFIGLAFMVQLADSPNDLIALESLVAYGAVIVSFLGALHWGACFKTLSESTHNRWLDHSVWIWGIMPALIAWLAIHIFIPLALLLLAATLVVQRVIDQNTYRYYFTNQDAASAFLKMRTHLTVVAALCLIWAGLTSLVRNA is encoded by the coding sequence ATGCCTACGATAAAAAGTGAGATGCCCTTACCAACCATCGTGCGGATCCTCGGATACGCCGGCCTCATGCCATTTATTGGTCTAGCCTTCATGGTTCAGCTCGCCGACAGCCCCAATGACCTGATTGCCCTCGAGTCACTCGTGGCATATGGTGCGGTGATCGTCTCGTTTTTGGGTGCCCTGCACTGGGGGGCTTGTTTTAAGACGCTTAGTGAGTCAACCCACAATCGCTGGCTTGATCATAGCGTTTGGATTTGGGGAATCATGCCAGCACTGATTGCTTGGTTGGCGATTCATATCTTCATTCCGCTTGCGCTTTTACTGCTCGCAGCAACCCTCGTCGTTCAGCGCGTGATTGATCAAAACACCTACCGTTATTACTTCACAAACCAAGACGCTGCGAGTGCATTCCTAAAGATGCGCACGCATTTAACAGTCGTGGCAGCACTTTGTTTGATATGGGCGGGTCTAACTAGCTTGGTGCGCAACGCCTAG
- a CDS encoding TIGR00645 family protein has protein sequence MNEDKEFAFEKKLRPLPRWIFMSRWLQAPLYIGLIVAQGVYVWQFWMELAHLISMMKDKDLTETALMLVVLGLIDVVMISNLLVMVIVGGWETFVSRLDLQNHPDEPEWLSHVNAGVLKVKLATAIIGISSIHLLKTFINASAYDEKTLIWQTLIHVTFVLSAISIAYTEKIIASTYHKKHE, from the coding sequence ATGAACGAAGATAAAGAATTCGCATTTGAAAAGAAGTTACGTCCTTTGCCACGTTGGATATTCATGTCCCGCTGGCTACAAGCCCCCTTATATATCGGACTCATTGTTGCGCAAGGCGTTTATGTCTGGCAGTTTTGGATGGAGCTCGCGCATTTAATCTCGATGATGAAGGACAAAGACCTCACTGAGACTGCCTTAATGTTAGTTGTATTGGGATTAATCGATGTGGTAATGATCTCAAATCTTTTAGTGATGGTGATTGTGGGTGGTTGGGAAACCTTTGTATCGCGCCTTGATCTACAAAATCATCCCGATGAGCCTGAATGGCTCTCCCATGTTAATGCGGGCGTCTTGAAGGTCAAATTAGCAACCGCGATTATTGGCATTTCCTCGATTCATTTATTGAAGACTTTTATCAATGCCTCTGCCTACGATGAGAAAACACTGATCTGGCAAACCTTGATCCACGTGACCTTTGTGTTATCGGCTATTTCGATTGCCTATACCGAGAAGATTATTGCCAGCACCTATCACAAGAAGCACGAGTAA
- a CDS encoding replication-associated recombination protein A, with protein sequence MPGLFDTKPIAPLAEALRPKQIDEVIGQAHLLGPGKPLRLAFESGQPHSMILWGPPGVGKTTIARLSAQAFRHSFIAISAVLAGVKEIREAIEQAHHDMAQFGRQTILFVDEIHRFNKSQQDALLPHMESGLFTVIGATTENPSFEVNAALLSRAQVYVLKSLTNDELKQLVTRACAHALPTIALSDDAITTIVTYADGDARRLINLVEQLQQTVRTQGITTVDRARIENTLNLNTRRFDKGGDQFYDQISALHKSVRGSHPDAALYWLCRMLDGGADPRYLARRIIRMAWEDIGLADPRAMQLANDAAQTYERLGSPEGELALGQAVVYLAVAPKSNASYQAFNAARAFVATDRSREVPVHLRNAPTQLMKDLGHGHAYRYAHDEPHAYAAGESYLPEGMEEPRWYEPVERGLESKIAERMAFLRSLDDQANQS encoded by the coding sequence ATGCCCGGCCTCTTTGACACCAAACCCATTGCACCATTGGCCGAGGCCTTGCGTCCCAAACAAATCGATGAAGTCATTGGACAGGCGCATCTATTGGGGCCTGGTAAACCATTGCGCTTAGCCTTTGAAAGCGGTCAACCGCATTCGATGATTTTGTGGGGACCGCCTGGAGTTGGTAAAACCACCATCGCCAGATTATCCGCACAAGCCTTTCGTCACTCTTTCATCGCGATCTCAGCGGTCCTTGCCGGTGTTAAAGAAATCCGAGAGGCCATTGAGCAAGCACACCACGACATGGCTCAATTTGGTCGGCAAACCATCCTATTTGTTGATGAGATTCATCGGTTTAATAAGAGTCAACAAGATGCGCTGCTGCCGCATATGGAATCTGGTCTTTTCACTGTGATTGGCGCAACCACCGAGAACCCCTCGTTCGAGGTTAATGCTGCCCTCCTCTCACGTGCTCAAGTCTATGTTCTCAAGTCACTCACCAACGATGAGTTAAAACAACTTGTAACGCGTGCGTGCGCGCATGCCTTACCCACCATTGCATTGAGTGACGATGCCATCACTACCATCGTGACCTACGCCGATGGAGATGCACGGCGCTTAATCAACTTGGTCGAGCAATTGCAACAAACTGTACGCACCCAGGGAATCACTACGGTGGATCGAGCTCGGATTGAGAACACCCTCAATCTCAATACGCGGCGCTTTGATAAGGGTGGTGATCAGTTTTATGACCAGATCTCGGCCTTACATAAATCAGTCCGTGGTTCGCATCCGGATGCCGCGCTCTATTGGTTGTGCCGAATGCTCGATGGCGGTGCCGATCCCCGCTATCTTGCGCGTCGGATTATTCGGATGGCGTGGGAAGATATTGGTCTAGCAGATCCGCGCGCCATGCAACTTGCCAATGATGCCGCGCAAACCTATGAGCGCTTGGGATCCCCTGAGGGCGAACTGGCGCTAGGGCAAGCCGTGGTTTATCTAGCCGTTGCGCCCAAAAGCAATGCGAGCTACCAAGCATTTAATGCGGCTCGCGCTTTTGTTGCCACTGATCGCAGTCGTGAAGTGCCGGTGCACTTGCGTAATGCGCCAACCCAACTCATGAAAGACCTAGGGCATGGTCATGCCTATCGCTACGCGCATGATGAACCCCACGCGTATGCTGCTGGAGAATCCTACCTACCTGAGGGTATGGAGGAGCCGCGCTGGTATGAGCCAGTTGAGCGTGGCCTAGAAAGTAAGATTGCAGAACGTATGGCTTTCTTGCGTAGTTTGGATGATCAAGCCAATCAAAGCTGA
- a CDS encoding LexA family transcriptional regulator, with amino-acid sequence MKSVHLPPLPSSCLTPIRHESCYRPLIAGRAPAGFPSPAADHYDKRLDLNEHLVLHPEATFFLRVKGDSMIGAGIHDGDLLVVDRSLEPSHGRVVIAALDGELTVKRLHQQRGKILLCADNPNYPAIEIRQGQELQIWGVVAHVIHKV; translated from the coding sequence ATGAAATCGGTTCATTTACCCCCTCTGCCGTCCTCGTGCCTCACCCCCATCCGGCACGAATCGTGTTATCGACCTCTGATTGCTGGACGTGCGCCTGCTGGATTTCCGTCACCAGCAGCCGATCATTACGACAAACGCCTTGATCTCAATGAACACCTGGTCTTGCATCCGGAGGCTACTTTTTTCTTACGAGTCAAGGGCGACTCGATGATTGGGGCGGGTATTCATGATGGTGACTTATTGGTGGTAGATCGCTCGCTTGAACCCAGTCATGGTCGGGTGGTCATTGCAGCGCTCGATGGAGAACTCACTGTCAAACGCTTACATCAACAACGCGGCAAGATTTTGCTCTGCGCTGATAATCCCAACTACCCCGCCATCGAGATTCGTCAGGGACAAGAGTTGCAAATTTGGGGGGTTGTGGCCCACGTAATCCATAAGGTGTAG
- a CDS encoding Y-family DNA polymerase: protein MRPVFALVDGNNFYVSCERVFNPRLEGKPVVVLSNNDGCIVARSQEARALGIRMGAPFFEAKHLMHSHGLIWLSSNYTLYGDMSARLMALLSEFTPHQEMYSIDECFLDLTGIPNDLVAHAHRMRKRIKQYLGLPTCVGIGHSKTLAKLANHIAKKRLHYQGVFSWSHCNRLEADALMADIDIGEVWGVGRRLKIQLEQFGMRSVCDLKYAQTSLIRKRFGVVLERTVHELNGVSCLTLEDTEEHQAVRKHQIISSKSFGKPVHQLDELRQAVVSYVTRAAEKLRQQGSWCSHLLVYLRTNPFAPHHPQYAKSITIPLLMGTDDTRVLAKHASAGIEHIYRPGFAYKKAGVMLFDLHPAGHDQGDLFCHAPQRECSSQLMQVMDRLNHEYGSNTLRLAAAGLRPQWTMRSSQRSPNYTTAWNELAQACANR, encoded by the coding sequence ATGCGCCCTGTCTTTGCTCTAGTGGATGGCAATAATTTTTATGTGTCGTGCGAGCGCGTATTCAATCCTCGCCTCGAGGGCAAGCCCGTTGTGGTTTTATCCAATAATGATGGTTGCATCGTTGCCCGTAGCCAAGAAGCCCGCGCACTCGGAATTCGGATGGGAGCCCCCTTCTTTGAAGCCAAACATCTGATGCACTCGCACGGCTTAATTTGGCTAAGCTCCAACTACACCTTGTATGGCGATATGAGCGCGCGCCTAATGGCCCTCTTAAGCGAATTTACCCCCCATCAAGAAATGTATTCGATTGATGAATGCTTTCTTGATCTAACAGGCATTCCAAATGATTTGGTAGCGCATGCCCACCGAATGCGTAAACGCATTAAGCAATATTTAGGATTACCAACCTGCGTTGGGATTGGTCATAGCAAGACCTTGGCCAAATTAGCCAATCACATTGCTAAGAAACGTTTGCATTATCAAGGCGTATTTAGCTGGTCACATTGCAATCGCCTTGAGGCCGATGCTTTGATGGCCGATATCGATATTGGTGAAGTATGGGGGGTGGGTCGTCGCCTAAAAATCCAACTTGAGCAATTTGGTATGCGTAGCGTATGCGATCTGAAATATGCACAAACGAGTTTGATTCGTAAACGCTTTGGTGTCGTGCTTGAGCGTACCGTGCATGAGCTCAACGGGGTGAGTTGCCTTACTTTAGAAGACACCGAAGAGCACCAGGCGGTTCGTAAACACCAAATTATCTCGAGTAAAAGTTTTGGTAAGCCTGTTCATCAACTCGATGAGTTGCGCCAAGCGGTAGTCAGTTATGTCACACGTGCAGCTGAGAAATTACGCCAGCAAGGTTCGTGGTGCTCACACCTCCTCGTTTATCTACGCACCAATCCATTTGCGCCCCATCATCCCCAATATGCCAAAAGTATCACCATCCCCCTATTGATGGGTACGGATGACACCCGCGTATTGGCCAAACACGCCAGCGCAGGCATTGAACACATTTATCGTCCTGGCTTTGCATACAAGAAAGCGGGGGTGATGCTCTTCGATCTGCATCCAGCCGGGCATGATCAGGGTGATCTTTTTTGTCATGCACCACAAAGAGAGTGTTCCTCCCAACTCATGCAGGTGATGGATCGACTTAATCACGAATATGGTTCCAACACTCTGCGCCTCGCAGCCGCTGGCCTACGTCCACAGTGGACCATGCGCTCTTCACAACGTAGCCCTAACTACACCACAGCCTGGAATGAACTTGCCCAAGCATGCGCGAATCGCTAA